The Paraburkholderia dioscoreae DNA window GCGGCCCTGCCGCGCGAGCCAGCGCGGCGATTCCGGGAAATGCTTGGTGAAAACCAGGAACACGATGCCGAGCGCACCCCACACGAAAATCCAGCGCCATCCATCGGGGCCGGACGGCACCACCAATCGCGCGACCCAACTCGTGATCGGAATGCCCATCAGCGCAATGACCATCGCCCAGCTCTGCCACGTACCGCGCGTTTTTGCGGGAAAGAGTTCGGCGATGTACGCCATCACGACCGCCGTCGCCGACGAAATGCCGACGCCGGTCAGCACGCGCGTGATCATCAGCATTGGAATGTCGGGTGCGAGCGCGTTGGCGAGCGAAAACACCGAATAGGCGATGACGTAGCAGATCAACGCGCGCTTGCGGCCGATCTTGTCCGACAGCATGCCGCCCAGCGTCGCGCCGAGAAACATGCCGAAAAAGCCCGCCGACGTCAGCATTGCAATGCTCGACATCGTGAGTCCCCATTCCTTGACGAGCGCGGGCGCAGCATACGAAAAGGTGAAGATGTCGCTGATATCGAAGAAAAACGGCAAGCTGACGAGAAGCAACAAACGCCGGTGAAAACGCGACACCGGCAAGCGGTCGATCCGCGCGGCAATCAGTTCGTCATTCACGGGACACCTCCCGCGCCGCGACCCATTCGCGACCACTACGAACCGCACCTGCTATCTCAAACGCAAAGAAAGCGTTCAGCATGTTTGTCTCCATCCGTAGTTTTAATGTCACCCGCGGTCCTGCTTCGTGCTGCGATACAAACGTTACTGCGCGTCCGTCACGGCACCCACGACGTTTCCACGAGGGTATTGCGAGGCGCCGCCACCACCTTCAGGTCGCGCTCGGCTTCAGCGCCGCCGGGCAACGTGCGCCTGGTCATCAACCGCGCGAGCTGGCTGACGTCCGTCACAGCTTCCAGCGATTCGAGCCTTTCATAAAGCGCCAGCGCTTCCGAGGAGCCGATCGCGCGCTTGCTGCAATCGGAAAACTTCTCCCACAGTTCTTCGCCCGACATCGGATGATCGCCGCCACGGCCGATCAGATCGTCGACGCGGCGTGACAGCACGCGGCCATCGCGCATCGTCACCGTTACTTCGGCGCCGAACTGAAGCGGCGAATCTTCCGGCATGCCGGGATGCGGGTCTGTGCGCGTGATCGCAAGCAGACGCCGGATGCGCGGATCGCGATGTGCGTCACCTTCGAAATGCTCGAGACGCACCACACCGTCCAGCAACGCTCGTGCAACCGCGTACTGCACGCTGAATTTCGCGTTGAGCGAGGTCTGCGGATCGGGATTGTTCGTATGCGGCAGGCGGCGGGCATGCGGCTGGATATGAATCGCTTCGATGTCGTCGGCCTTTACGCCGTCTTCGCGAACCAACGCCAGCGCCATCGCGATCGCCGGATGCGTGCTGCCGCAGCAGGGAAACTGCTTGAGGCCCATTGTCGGACTTTCGATTTCGAGCGGCGCACACCAGTCTTCGAAAATCCGCGTGGCGTCGTAGGTGCCTGGACCGTTGAACGCGTTGAAGAAGCCCTGTTTGTGCTCAAGGGCCGTGAGATTCGCGCTGAAGCCGCGTTCCGCGAGCAGCACGGCAAGCAGGCCGTTGCGGCAGCAATGGCCGACATGCAATGGCTTGACCATCGTGCCGAAGTTCGCCTTCAACCCCGCTGCCAGCGACGCCGCGATCGCAAGCGCCGTGGCGGTTTTGTCCACGTCGAGTTTGAGCAGATGGCTGGCAGCGGCGGCAGCGCCGAACACGCCGAGCGTCGAAGTCGGATGCCAGCCCTTGTCGTAATGATGGTAATTGACCGCGCGGGCGAGGCGGATCTCCGTTTCAATGCCGATCACGTAGGCCGCGATGACCGCTTCGCCGCCCAGTCGCCGCTCTTCCGCGAGCGCGAGCAGCGGCGAGATCAACGGCACGGACTGGTGTCCGCCCATCGGCTGGCTGAAATCATCGTAATCGAGCGCATGCGAGGCGGTGCCGTTCACGAGTGCGGCGTCGAGCGCGGACGTCTTGCGGGCCGTGCCGAATACCGAACACTTGCCAGGTGCTTCAGCGACGCCCGGCGTGTCCAGCAGAATGCGCACGCATGGCTCCGCCGAACCGGCGAGCGTGACGCCAATCGTATCGATGAATGCCGTGCGCGCCACCGCCAATGCGCGCGGCGTGATGTGCTCCGCACCGAACGCGTGAATGCGATGCGCAAGACGCAGCGTGATCGGCATGTCGCGTTCGTCGGGGATGTCAGAGGCCGTATGTGATGTCATGTTCATTCCATTCCCCTGTTCGTTCGCTGCGGAGTGTCCGCTGCGCGCTAGGTACGCGCTGACGTGCGGCCTGCGATCCGCCCGAAGGTCGCGCCCGAAACCAGGCCCGTGCCGGCCGGATAGTTGTCGTAGAAAAGGCCGCCGACCATCTCGCCGCAGGCCGTCAGGCCGGGGATCGGACGCCAGTCCGTACCGATCACGCGCGCCTGTTCGTCGACCTTGACGCCGCCGAAGGTGAACGTGATGCCGCCCGTCGCCGTGTAGGCGTAGAACGGCGGCGCATCGAGTTTCAGCGCCCAGTTCGTCTTGTCCACACCGAGCCCTTGCGTGCCGAGGCCGTCCTTGCCGGTCGGATCGAAACCGTCGGATACCTCGTGCGCCGCCGCGTTGTATTCCTGCAGGGTTTTCAGCGCGCGCGGCTTGTCGTCGATATCGAGCTGTTCGACCAGCGCTTCGAGCGTGTCGGCCTGTAACGGATCACTCGTCGAATAACGCGGTTCGAGCAGATGGACCGTCTTCGAATCGAACAACTGATAGGCCTTCGCGCCCGGTTCGGCGAGAATCGCGCGGCCGTACTTCGCGTAGGTGAACATCGCGCCGTCCTCACCTTCGTCGACGAAGCGATTGCCCTTGCGGTTGATCATGACGCCGTACAGGTAGCTCAGCCGGTTGCTGCGGTCCGTCATTTCGCGCGGCGCGAAATTGCCCCAGTCGGCGCTGATCGGCGTTGCGTGACAGCCGCTCCACTGCCCCCACGGCATGGCGCCGATGTCCATTGCCATGCGCAGTCCGTCGCCCTGGTTGTGCGGCGTGCCGCGCACCTTCGCACCGCCCACGAGCGGACCGATATGCTGCGTGCGCATCTGCACGTTCGCTTCGAAGCCGCCGCAGCCGAGCACGACGGCGTGACTGTGCAGTTCGCGCATGCCTTCGTCGTCACGAATGCGTACGCCGCAGACGCGCCCCGTTTCGTCCTGCAGGAGTGCCATCACGGCGGCGCCATAGCGCACTTCGATACCCATCCGCTCGACCGTCGCAAACCAGCTGCGCGACAGCCCGACGCCTTCATGTTCCGCGCGAACCACGAGCCCACGCGCCCAGATGATCTGATTGCCCTTGCGAACACCCGTCAGGCTGACGGCCGGTTCCATCTTGATCTGACCCGTTTCGTGCATCCAGAACACGGTCTCTTTCGAGTTGTCCACGAGCACGCGCGACAGCACCGGGTCCGTCTGACCGCTCGTCACACGCATCAGATCGCCGTGAAAGTCGTCCCGGGTGTAGGGCTGAATGCCCGCGTAGAAATCTTCGAATTCTTTCTCGACGCCGGGTACCAGCGGGCCGATTTCGCGCGGATCTTCGAACGCGAAGCGCAACACACCACCGCTCCAATGGGTGTTGCCGCCACGCATCGCGCGCGGCGCCTTCTCCAGCACGACGACGCGTGCGGCGCCGTTTTCGCGCGCCGACACTGCCGCCGCCAGCGCGGCATTGCCGGCCCCTACCACGATCACGTCATAGTCCGCCATTGAGTCACTCCTCTCGTAGACATGTTGCAGAGCAAGCAGGCACGCAAGCTGTCCATGTCAGCACGCGGAAACTCCCGCGGTATCCGATCGGGGAGCCCCGACGCGTGGTGGACATTGCATTACGCTATCGAAGTCTGGTTTTCAGAATACTTCTGTATACACAAGTACTCTAATCAGTACATTCCCTGATACAGAGCAAGGACGTGCGTGGAACCAAAGGGCTTGGGCGCGTTACGGAAGTTCGGGGCGCCTCGCGTGACGGACGTTATTCCTTCGGATCATTACCCCCGCCTCCCTCGTGCATCTACATCTCCATTTACTTGACATCTAAACTATCTAGGCCTAAATTAATCTCACACAGCGGCGTCCACATATGGGGAACAAGCATGCGCATCGTTTGTATTGGCGGCGGGCCGGCCGGGTTGTACTTCGGTCTGTTGATGAAGAGCCGGAACCCGGCCTACGACGTCACGGTAATCGAGCGCAACCGCCCCTACGACACCTTCGGCTGGGGCGTCGTATTCTCCGACCAGACGCTCGGCAATCTGCGCACCGCCGACGCCCCCAGCGCCGATGCGATCCTCGACGCCTTCAATCACTGGGACGACATCGAGATCAATTTCCGTGGCCGGCAAATCCGTTCGTCGGGCCACGGCTTTTGCGGCATCGGCCGCAAGCGTCTGTTGAATATCCTGCAGGCACGCTGCGAAGAACTGGGTGTGAAGCTGGTTTTCGAAACCCAGGTCACGGACGACAGCGCTTACGAAGCCGACCTCATCATTGCCTGCGACGGCGCGAACAGCGCGATCCGCCAGAAGTACGCGCACACCTATCGCCCCGCTGTCGACATGCGCGATTGCCGCTTCGTGTGGCTCGGCACCAGAAAACTTTTCGACGCCTTCACCTTCGCCTTCGAAGAAACCGAATTCGGCTGGTTCCAGGCGCATGCCTATCGTTTCGACGATCAGACTTCCACCTTCATCGTCGAAACACCGGAGCGCGTGTGGCGCGCCGCCGGCCTCGACGAAATGAGCAAGGAAGACAGCATCGCCTTCTGCGAGAAGCTGTTCGCGAAGTATCTGGACGGCAACGCCTTGCTCTCGAACGCAGCGCATTTGCGCGGCTCGTCGCAATGGATTCGCTTCCCACGTGTCGTCAACGAGGAATGGGTGCATTGGCGCGACAACGCGGACGGCACGCGCACGCCCGTCGTCCTCATGGGCGACGCCGCGCATACGGCCCACTTCTCCATCGGCTCCGGCACCAAACTCGCCCTCGAAGATTCGATCGAACTCGCCAACAGCATCGGCGCGCATCCCGGCGATCTCGCCGCAGCGCTCAAGCACTACACCGACGTACGCAGCATCGACGTATTGCGTATTCAGAATGCCGCGCGCAATTCGACGGAATGGTTCGAGCACGTGGACCGCTACACGTCGTTCGAGCCGGAACAGTTCGCGTATTCGCTGCTCACGCGTTCGCAGCGCATCTCTCACGAGAATCTGCGCGAGCGCGACGCAACCTATCTGTCCGGTTTCGAAGACTGGCTCGCCCGGCGCTCCGGGGTCGATCGCGCGCCGGAAAAGCATTCCGTCCCGCCGATGTTCACGCCTTTCACTTTGCGTGGCGTCACGCTGAAAAACCGCGTGGTGGTGTCGCCTATGGCGCAATACTCGGCCGTCGACGGCGTTGCCGGCGACTATCACCTGATGCATCTCGGCGCACGCGCAATGGGCGGCGCGGCACTCGTCATGACCGAGATGACCTGCGTCTCGCCTGAAGCGCGTATCACGCCCGCATGCCCCGGCATGTATGCGCCCGAGCATCTCAGCGCCTGGAAGCGCATTGTGGATCTCGTGCATCGTCAGTCGGATGCGAAGATCGGCATTCAGCTCGGCCATTCCGGTGCGAAAGGTTCGACACGCGTCGCGTGGGAAGGCATCGATCAACCGCTCACGGAAGGCAACTGGCCGCTCGTCTCGGCGTCGCCGCAACAATATCTGCGCGGCGTCAGCCAGCATTCGCACGAAGCCACGCAAGACGAGCTGCGGGAAATC harbors:
- a CDS encoding MmgE/PrpD family protein; translation: MTSHTASDIPDERDMPITLRLAHRIHAFGAEHITPRALAVARTAFIDTIGVTLAGSAEPCVRILLDTPGVAEAPGKCSVFGTARKTSALDAALVNGTASHALDYDDFSQPMGGHQSVPLISPLLALAEERRLGGEAVIAAYVIGIETEIRLARAVNYHHYDKGWHPTSTLGVFGAAAAASHLLKLDVDKTATALAIAASLAAGLKANFGTMVKPLHVGHCCRNGLLAVLLAERGFSANLTALEHKQGFFNAFNGPGTYDATRIFEDWCAPLEIESPTMGLKQFPCCGSTHPAIAMALALVREDGVKADDIEAIHIQPHARRLPHTNNPDPQTSLNAKFSVQYAVARALLDGVVRLEHFEGDAHRDPRIRRLLAITRTDPHPGMPEDSPLQFGAEVTVTMRDGRVLSRRVDDLIGRGGDHPMSGEELWEKFSDCSKRAIGSSEALALYERLESLEAVTDVSQLARLMTRRTLPGGAEAERDLKVVAAPRNTLVETSWVP
- the tcuA gene encoding FAD-dependent tricarballylate dehydrogenase TcuA, producing the protein MADYDVIVVGAGNAALAAAVSARENGAARVVVLEKAPRAMRGGNTHWSGGVLRFAFEDPREIGPLVPGVEKEFEDFYAGIQPYTRDDFHGDLMRVTSGQTDPVLSRVLVDNSKETVFWMHETGQIKMEPAVSLTGVRKGNQIIWARGLVVRAEHEGVGLSRSWFATVERMGIEVRYGAAVMALLQDETGRVCGVRIRDDEGMRELHSHAVVLGCGGFEANVQMRTQHIGPLVGGAKVRGTPHNQGDGLRMAMDIGAMPWGQWSGCHATPISADWGNFAPREMTDRSNRLSYLYGVMINRKGNRFVDEGEDGAMFTYAKYGRAILAEPGAKAYQLFDSKTVHLLEPRYSTSDPLQADTLEALVEQLDIDDKPRALKTLQEYNAAAHEVSDGFDPTGKDGLGTQGLGVDKTNWALKLDAPPFYAYTATGGITFTFGGVKVDEQARVIGTDWRPIPGLTACGEMVGGLFYDNYPAGTGLVSGATFGRIAGRTSART
- a CDS encoding bifunctional salicylyl-CoA 5-hydroxylase/oxidoreductase gives rise to the protein MRIVCIGGGPAGLYFGLLMKSRNPAYDVTVIERNRPYDTFGWGVVFSDQTLGNLRTADAPSADAILDAFNHWDDIEINFRGRQIRSSGHGFCGIGRKRLLNILQARCEELGVKLVFETQVTDDSAYEADLIIACDGANSAIRQKYAHTYRPAVDMRDCRFVWLGTRKLFDAFTFAFEETEFGWFQAHAYRFDDQTSTFIVETPERVWRAAGLDEMSKEDSIAFCEKLFAKYLDGNALLSNAAHLRGSSQWIRFPRVVNEEWVHWRDNADGTRTPVVLMGDAAHTAHFSIGSGTKLALEDSIELANSIGAHPGDLAAALKHYTDVRSIDVLRIQNAARNSTEWFEHVDRYTSFEPEQFAYSLLTRSQRISHENLRERDATYLSGFEDWLARRSGVDRAPEKHSVPPMFTPFTLRGVTLKNRVVVSPMAQYSAVDGVAGDYHLMHLGARAMGGAALVMTEMTCVSPEARITPACPGMYAPEHLSAWKRIVDLVHRQSDAKIGIQLGHSGAKGSTRVAWEGIDQPLTEGNWPLVSASPQQYLRGVSQHSHEATQDELREIEAQFVRATQMSAEAGFDWLELHCAHGYFLSSFLSPLTNHRTDEYGGSLENHLRYPLQVFKAIRAVWPQDKPISVRISANDWVEGGTTPDNAVQIARAFKAAGADMIDVSSGQVSKDEKPVYGRMFQTPFADRVRNEAGIATIAVGAISEADHVNSIIAAGRADLCAIARPHLANPAWTLNEAAKIGYFDVTWPKPYTAAKSQLERNLERERTQAAANAGLSPQERAQRAEGTT